In Candidatus Nitrosotenuis cloacae, the following proteins share a genomic window:
- a CDS encoding lysylphosphatidylglycerol synthase transmembrane domain-containing protein, giving the protein MNWRIIAIVASLVPFVIIAISFDVSPQDIFAVGIVNFLAAFAAMMCKLFLQGIKFHYVIGVFNGKLESLWKTIFVRIGSEFVTLTTPMFVGGEVVRIYWMNKRGMSTAKASWIGIFEIVTEVLAGGTLAIIAGVLAILNGYAIVGVIVLATAIPITGLWAGLFFLTAKRTFQVPVSIVNVVVKIRKEKGQQYIDKTNQWMNDVCTMSRENMHTKEVRRAFVVTLALSFAAWIVFGLSFMLIAAGTERTVDAVESILAVMAGNAIGNLPVTVGGSGLTEFGVWAYLNHLSDFKLELPTNSVEWNSIIAWRIATYQLPIPIAWFLLIKMALRKYQKVE; this is encoded by the coding sequence TTGAACTGGCGAATCATAGCTATCGTAGCTAGTCTTGTGCCGTTTGTGATAATTGCGATATCCTTTGACGTCTCGCCGCAGGACATATTCGCAGTAGGCATTGTCAACTTTCTTGCTGCGTTTGCCGCAATGATGTGCAAGCTGTTCCTGCAGGGAATCAAGTTTCATTATGTGATAGGCGTCTTCAACGGAAAGCTGGAATCGCTGTGGAAGACGATCTTTGTTAGAATCGGCTCAGAGTTTGTGACACTGACCACTCCGATGTTTGTGGGAGGCGAGGTGGTCAGAATCTACTGGATGAACAAGCGAGGGATGTCCACTGCCAAGGCGTCGTGGATTGGGATATTTGAAATAGTAACGGAGGTGCTTGCAGGAGGCACGCTTGCAATAATTGCGGGGGTGCTTGCCATACTGAACGGGTACGCCATAGTGGGGGTGATAGTGCTGGCAACTGCCATTCCGATCACCGGGCTGTGGGCCGGCCTGTTCTTTCTTACGGCAAAGCGCACCTTTCAGGTACCGGTATCTATTGTGAACGTGGTAGTCAAGATAAGAAAGGAGAAGGGACAGCAGTACATCGACAAGACCAACCAGTGGATGAACGACGTTTGCACGATGAGCAGGGAGAACATGCACACAAAGGAGGTGAGGCGCGCGTTCGTAGTGACACTTGCGCTGTCCTTTGCGGCATGGATTGTGTTTGGACTGTCGTTTATGCTCATTGCGGCCGGCACGGAAAGGACGGTTGATGCAGTCGAGTCCATCCTTGCCGTAATGGCAGGAAACGCAATAGGCAACCTTCCAGTTACGGTGGGCGGCTCGGGCCTGACGGAGTTTGGGGTGTGGGCATATCTGAATCATCTGAGCGACTTTAAGCTGGAGCTGCCGACCAACAGCGTAGAGTGGAACTCGATAATTGCGTGGAGGATTGCGACATACCAGCTTCCAATTCCGATTGCGTGGTTTTTGCTCATCAAGATGGCGCTGAGAAAATACCAAAAGGTCGAATAG
- a CDS encoding ATP/GTP-binding protein, whose amino-acid sequence MKVIFVAGTAGAGKSLLTSKIQEYYTRNGAFTSVLNLDPGVISLPYTPDIDIRDHVDIVSIMEQYDLGPNGALMMASDMIAAKIDDIQQEADRVNPDYLLVDTPGQIELFAYRASGPYFINNFASEQKCGLFLYDGVLTTTPVNFVSIALLATSIKLRLGLPTVNVLTKTDLIADKISEILRWTTNIKTLEDAIAATTDGETYVLLTNILRSLNVGGFAQGLIPISNSTGEGMVNLEAALSRILNLGEEVED is encoded by the coding sequence TTGAAAGTAATTTTTGTCGCCGGCACGGCGGGCGCAGGAAAATCTCTGCTTACATCAAAGATTCAGGAATACTATACCAGAAACGGCGCGTTCACATCTGTGCTGAATCTGGACCCCGGAGTCATATCATTGCCATATACGCCGGACATCGACATCCGGGATCACGTCGACATTGTATCAATCATGGAGCAGTATGACCTAGGCCCAAACGGCGCACTCATGATGGCAAGCGACATGATCGCAGCAAAGATAGACGACATACAGCAGGAGGCCGACAGAGTAAACCCGGACTATCTCCTAGTCGACACGCCAGGACAGATAGAGCTTTTTGCGTACAGAGCAAGCGGACCATATTTTATCAACAACTTTGCATCCGAGCAAAAGTGCGGGCTGTTCCTGTATGACGGCGTGCTCACCACGACACCCGTCAACTTTGTGTCAATCGCACTTCTTGCAACATCAATCAAGCTCAGGCTGGGACTGCCTACCGTCAACGTGCTTACAAAGACCGACCTTATCGCAGACAAGATATCGGAGATACTCAGGTGGACCACAAACATCAAGACGCTTGAGGATGCAATAGCTGCCACCACTGACGGGGAGACGTACGTCCTCTTGACAAACATACTGCGAAGCCTAAACGTCGGCGGCTTTGCGCAGGGGTTGATACCAATCTCAAACTCGACTGGCGAGGGAATGGTAAACCTGGAGGCTGCCCTGAGCAGAATTCTTAACTTGGGAGAGGAGGTAGAGGATTAA
- a CDS encoding homoserine kinase, translated as MSVTARAPSSTANLGPGFDVFGLALDAFYDTVTLSRTKSGIKIISDSSIPLSPSKNTAGLVVQYMKKKFSVKSGVEIKIKKGVPAGYGMGSSAASAAATAVAFDKMFNLRLSPNQLVECAGVGERASAGSIHYDNVSASVLGGFVIVRTKPLDVIKIVPPSDLMLCVAVPKLKTPPKKTEVSRGVIPKQINLSDSVTNLSNAAAIVAGFLKKDSRLIGTSIQDIIVEPARQHLIPGFSTVKKNALRAGALGVTISGAGPSVIAFATKKHDMQKIAKAMSAGFSGTGCDVIICRPSGGAKIV; from the coding sequence ATGTCCGTAACAGCAAGGGCGCCATCATCTACTGCAAACCTCGGGCCGGGCTTTGACGTGTTCGGCCTGGCGCTTGACGCATTTTACGACACCGTAACCCTGTCTAGGACAAAGTCTGGAATCAAGATAATATCGGACAGTTCCATCCCCCTGTCCCCCTCAAAGAACACCGCAGGACTCGTAGTCCAGTACATGAAAAAAAAGTTCTCCGTAAAATCCGGAGTCGAGATAAAGATCAAAAAGGGAGTGCCTGCCGGATACGGGATGGGCAGCAGTGCAGCATCCGCTGCGGCAACCGCAGTCGCATTTGACAAGATGTTCAACCTAAGGCTCAGCCCAAACCAGCTGGTCGAATGCGCAGGAGTGGGCGAGCGCGCAAGCGCAGGCTCCATCCATTATGATAATGTGTCAGCTTCGGTGCTTGGCGGGTTTGTCATAGTGAGGACAAAGCCGCTTGACGTGATCAAGATCGTGCCACCGTCGGACCTCATGCTGTGTGTGGCAGTCCCAAAGCTAAAGACGCCGCCGAAAAAGACCGAGGTGTCGCGTGGCGTAATACCAAAGCAGATCAACCTGTCAGACTCTGTAACCAACCTATCAAATGCCGCAGCCATCGTGGCAGGATTCCTAAAGAAGGACTCGCGCCTCATTGGAACGTCGATCCAGGACATCATAGTAGAGCCGGCAAGACAGCACCTCATCCCCGGATTTTCCACAGTAAAGAAGAACGCGTTACGGGCAGGCGCGCTTGGGGTCACAATCAGCGGGGCGGGCCCGTCGGTGATCGCATTTGCGACAAAAAAGCACGACATGCAAAAGATAGCAAAGGCGATGAGCGCCGGATTCTCAGGTACCGGATGCGACGTCATAATATGCAGGCCGAGTGGCGGCGCAAAGATAGTCTGA
- a CDS encoding 7-cyano-7-deazaguanine synthase: protein MKKKAVVILSGGLDSLCLGAYFGTKYDLYGITFSYGQRASQEMRAARAVGKILKLKEHKFVEIGFMKSLYGKSNVLTNADRKLPEKFEYSIVVPIRNAIFVTIASAWAFSLNASLVAYGAHTGDSRYPDCRPSFSKKIESALNQGEVDGIRLGIRNKIEVWTPYIAGLSKSTLIRAGYEKFGDGIFRTWSCYSDKKTHCGRCESCNNRKRAFSEAKIKDKTRYLF, encoded by the coding sequence TTGAAGAAAAAAGCAGTAGTGATTCTCAGTGGTGGCCTTGACTCGTTGTGCCTTGGCGCATATTTTGGGACAAAGTACGACCTGTATGGAATAACATTCTCGTACGGCCAGCGCGCCTCGCAGGAGATGCGCGCTGCAAGGGCCGTAGGCAAGATCCTAAAGCTAAAGGAGCACAAGTTTGTCGAGATCGGCTTCATGAAGTCGCTTTACGGGAAAAGCAACGTGCTTACCAACGCCGACAGAAAGCTCCCAGAAAAATTCGAGTATTCCATAGTGGTACCAATACGAAACGCAATCTTTGTCACTATTGCCAGCGCCTGGGCCTTTTCGCTAAACGCGTCCCTTGTTGCATACGGCGCCCATACAGGCGACAGCAGGTACCCGGACTGCAGGCCGTCATTCTCAAAGAAGATCGAGTCGGCGCTAAACCAGGGCGAGGTAGACGGAATCAGGCTCGGCATTCGCAACAAGATAGAGGTCTGGACCCCGTACATTGCAGGACTCTCAAAGAGCACCCTGATCAGGGCAGGCTACGAAAAGTTCGGCGACGGTATATTCAGGACGTGGAGCTGCTACTCCGACAAAAAAACCCACTGCGGAAGATGCGAGTCGTGCAACAATAGAAAGCGCGCCTTTTCTGAGGCAAAAATCAAAGACAAGACAAGGTATCTTTTCTAG
- the folE gene encoding GTP cyclohydrolase I FolE, with product MNKDRVMRLVRELIIELGEDPTREGLRGTPERIADMYEEIFSGYDSDSELSVQFSEDSDAVVVKDIKFYSMCEHHMLPFFGKISIAYLPNGRVFGVSKLVRLVEKHAKRLQIQERMTKNIADELYAQGVKGVAVISDAEHLCMKMRGVRNEATMVSSAYRGIYERKENREDVIAMIRRNHNSI from the coding sequence ATGAACAAGGACAGAGTAATGCGGCTGGTCCGCGAGCTGATAATTGAGCTTGGCGAGGACCCGACAAGAGAGGGGCTGAGAGGAACGCCAGAGAGAATCGCAGACATGTATGAGGAGATCTTTTCCGGGTACGATTCCGACTCGGAGCTGTCGGTGCAGTTCTCAGAGGACTCGGACGCAGTGGTTGTAAAGGACATCAAGTTTTACTCAATGTGCGAGCATCACATGCTCCCGTTCTTTGGCAAGATCAGCATCGCGTACCTTCCGAACGGCAGGGTCTTTGGCGTATCAAAACTGGTAAGACTGGTGGAAAAGCACGCAAAGCGACTACAGATACAAGAGAGGATGACAAAGAACATCGCAGACGAGCTGTACGCGCAGGGAGTCAAGGGCGTGGCGGTGATATCTGACGCAGAACATCTCTGCATGAAGATGCGCGGGGTCAGAAACGAGGCGACTATGGTGTCTTCTGCGTACAGGGGCATCTACGAGAGAAAGGAAAACCGCGAGGACGTAATCGCGATGATACGCAGAAACCACAACTCCATCTGA
- a CDS encoding 7-carboxy-7-deazaguanine synthase QueE — translation MKVRLFEIFTSLEGEGILYGTKTLFVRLAGCPFSCFYCDTKESLPLDSGQEYEVSEACKMIEDHLADKTYKVNFTGGDPLVQHEAVAELAKFVQSKKIPTYLESSCFDATKFAVVLPHIDLVKIELKTQDSEFVDAKHYSRLVENALECLRQSVRAGRTTYIKIVVSARTELKQFEELAQKIFQAVEAKDLKGFIIQPTYGISEPSLQNLLSFYDVVYPYYSEVRVVPQLHKLIGAP, via the coding sequence TTGAAGGTCAGACTATTTGAGATATTTACCTCGCTTGAGGGAGAAGGCATTCTGTACGGAACAAAGACGCTCTTTGTGAGGCTTGCCGGATGTCCGTTCAGCTGCTTTTACTGCGACACAAAAGAGTCCCTGCCTCTTGACTCGGGACAAGAGTACGAGGTATCAGAGGCGTGCAAGATGATAGAGGACCACCTGGCAGACAAAACGTACAAGGTCAACTTTACAGGCGGCGACCCGCTTGTTCAGCATGAGGCAGTGGCTGAGCTTGCCAAGTTCGTCCAGTCAAAAAAGATACCGACGTATCTAGAATCGTCATGCTTTGACGCCACAAAATTTGCAGTGGTCCTCCCACACATTGATCTTGTCAAAATAGAGCTAAAGACGCAGGACTCTGAGTTTGTCGACGCAAAGCATTATTCTAGACTTGTAGAAAACGCGCTAGAGTGTCTGCGACAGTCGGTGCGCGCAGGCAGGACCACGTACATCAAAATCGTAGTCAGCGCCAGGACTGAGCTGAAGCAGTTTGAGGAGCTTGCGCAAAAAATATTCCAAGCTGTGGAAGCAAAAGATCTCAAGGGTTTTATAATACAGCCGACCTACGGGATATCAGAGCCGAGCTTGCAAAATCTTTTGAGCTTTTATGATGTAGTTTATCCGTATTACTCCGAGGTACGAGTGGTGCCGCAGCTGCACAAACTCATTGGTGCCCCATGA
- a CDS encoding winged helix-turn-helix domain-containing protein yields the protein MSKQQYRSEMGIMGDILDVTMEGGRQGTIVSAISRRANLSHYAVIEKCEKLSTAGLVQTVRTDKNRLYTITQKGIEFVQEFRKFQTVLDSLNLRY from the coding sequence ATGTCAAAACAACAATACAGGTCCGAAATGGGCATCATGGGAGATATCCTTGATGTTACGATGGAAGGCGGAAGACAAGGAACCATAGTCTCTGCAATCTCCAGAAGAGCAAACCTTTCGCACTATGCGGTAATCGAAAAGTGCGAAAAACTCTCAACTGCGGGCTTGGTACAAACCGTTAGAACCGACAAAAACCGACTATATACAATCACCCAAAAAGGCATCGAGTTTGTCCAAGAATTCAGAAAGTTCCAAACCGTCCTGGATTCGCTAAATCTGAGGTATTAG
- a CDS encoding transcriptional regulator: protein MFEKLKRSDSPQLDGDMMEQEKPDSTAERIAEQGRTSDIGIGDLMNKRAKLEEAIDYVGLMIKNLKDKRTKLEKEIEDESVDIKNLKEKLVKVSEYIEEENRGIRDLSNKRAQVESEADEVGNLIGSLRNKLASIDNIVEGEATKVKSIKESRPKA from the coding sequence ATGTTTGAAAAACTTAAGAGGAGTGATTCTCCGCAACTAGATGGCGACATGATGGAGCAGGAAAAGCCCGACAGCACAGCGGAACGCATAGCGGAACAGGGCAGGACATCTGATATCGGTATCGGCGACCTCATGAACAAGCGCGCCAAGCTGGAGGAGGCAATCGACTATGTCGGCCTCATGATAAAGAACCTAAAGGACAAGCGTACCAAGCTGGAAAAGGAGATAGAGGACGAGTCGGTCGACATCAAGAACCTAAAGGAGAAACTGGTCAAAGTCAGCGAATACATTGAGGAGGAAAACCGCGGAATACGCGACCTGTCCAACAAGAGGGCCCAGGTGGAAAGCGAGGCAGACGAGGTAGGCAACCTAATTGGCAGCCTCAGGAACAAGCTTGCCAGCATAGACAACATAGTCGAAGGCGAGGCAACGAAGGTAAAATCCATCAAGGAATCCAGGCCAAAGGCCTAA
- a CDS encoding Snf7 family protein has translation MTNFQNSWSRPTTPTISEKFNDIMKPKGALKPRIEGAVKNLTGQISKLDGMLTKLHQRDEKLFQRIVAATQKHDVHTGKVLANELAEVRKVSKMLGNVRMALEQIELRLTTFHDLGDTVVTIAPTIGLMKSLRSSLGKFMPEADRELGMMTEMLGGLMTESFQGDSAFGMDQTTNEESERILEEAAAVAESSVGDKFPSMPVSTKTASSTRYL, from the coding sequence ATGACTAACTTCCAAAACTCATGGTCAAGACCAACAACTCCGACCATTTCTGAGAAGTTCAATGATATAATGAAGCCAAAGGGAGCCCTAAAGCCGCGAATAGAAGGGGCAGTAAAGAACCTGACAGGCCAAATATCAAAACTAGACGGAATGCTAACCAAGCTGCACCAGCGCGACGAGAAACTATTCCAAAGAATCGTTGCAGCCACGCAGAAACACGACGTCCATACCGGCAAGGTATTGGCAAACGAGTTAGCCGAAGTCCGCAAAGTCTCAAAAATGCTAGGAAACGTACGAATGGCGCTAGAACAGATCGAACTTAGACTAACAACATTCCACGACCTAGGTGATACGGTAGTCACAATAGCACCAACAATCGGCCTGATGAAGAGCCTGAGATCCTCACTTGGCAAGTTCATGCCAGAGGCAGACAGGGAATTGGGTATGATGACAGAGATGCTAGGTGGACTAATGACTGAGTCATTCCAAGGCGATTCGGCATTTGGCATGGACCAGACGACCAACGAAGAGTCCGAAAGGATTCTCGAGGAAGCAGCAGCAGTTGCAGAGTCATCGGTTGGGGACAAGTTCCCGTCGATGCCTGTCAGCACAAAAACTGCATCCTCAACTAGATACCTCTAA
- a CDS encoding transcription initiation factor IIB — protein MTQTSRNSDRCPRCAKGSMLTDGSTGEMFCNTCGFVATERVEEEGPEWRSFSKEEGENRTRTGTPTSLAMHDMGLATIIGQADKDASGKPLTSSMKSTIERLRTWDSRSQVHEPVDRNFRQAFSELDRLKDKLALSDAVIEKTAYIYRKALDKGLVRGRSIPGLVAAALYAACRNTETPRTLTDVANGINIKRKDVARCYRLLLRELDLKMPVVDPIKGVARIASIADLSEKTKRKALEFLKEASRIEVSAGKDPMGLAAAALYLACVMLGENKTQKDIAQAAGVTEVTIRNRYKGLKEALKL, from the coding sequence ATGACACAAACTTCACGAAATAGCGACCGTTGTCCACGTTGTGCTAAAGGATCAATGTTAACAGACGGAAGCACCGGTGAGATGTTTTGTAACACTTGTGGGTTTGTTGCCACAGAACGAGTAGAGGAGGAAGGACCAGAGTGGCGTTCATTTTCAAAGGAGGAGGGAGAGAACAGGACAAGGACTGGGACTCCCACATCTCTTGCAATGCACGACATGGGACTTGCGACCATAATCGGTCAGGCAGACAAGGACGCATCGGGAAAGCCGTTGACTTCGTCCATGAAGAGCACCATCGAGCGACTCAGAACGTGGGACTCTAGAAGCCAGGTTCACGAGCCAGTGGACAGGAACTTTAGACAGGCGTTCTCCGAGCTGGACAGGCTCAAGGATAAACTGGCACTATCTGATGCGGTGATCGAAAAGACTGCCTACATCTACAGAAAGGCACTTGACAAGGGTCTTGTCCGAGGACGCTCAATTCCAGGACTTGTGGCGGCGGCACTGTACGCTGCGTGCAGGAACACGGAGACTCCTAGGACTTTGACCGACGTCGCAAACGGAATCAACATCAAGAGAAAGGATGTCGCAAGATGTTACAGATTGCTTCTCAGGGAGCTGGATTTGAAGATGCCAGTAGTCGACCCGATCAAGGGAGTGGCAAGAATTGCAAGCATTGCGGATCTTAGCGAAAAGACGAAGAGAAAGGCACTCGAGTTCCTCAAGGAGGCAAGCAGAATCGAGGTCTCCGCAGGAAAGGACCCTATGGGACTTGCGGCGGCGGCACTGTATCTGGCGTGCGTAATGCTAGGCGAGAACAAGACACAAAAAGACATAGCGCAGGCAGCAGGCGTAACTGAGGTAACCATCCGAAACAGGTACAAGGGCCTCAAAGAAGCGCTAAAGCTCTAA
- a CDS encoding SDR family NAD(P)-dependent oxidoreductase produces MKLGGRVVLVTGASRGIGRAIAELFASEGATVVITAKDQKRLQKTAGELGVFGIAADIREDVQVKNTVKKIISRFGRLDILVNNAGVLPRIKKLHLISEKEWNDVIDVNLTGQFRFTKYAIPHLQKNGGSILNISSNAGLKAYDNFNADAYTASKGALILLTKSWALQYAKDGIRVNCICPGAVETDMTKEWLSSPADRKFLNAEYPIGRIGTVGDVARAALFFASDDASWVTGAVLALDGGESAK; encoded by the coding sequence ATGAAGCTTGGCGGAAGGGTGGTACTGGTTACCGGTGCAAGCAGGGGAATAGGCAGGGCGATTGCGGAACTGTTTGCAAGCGAGGGGGCCACAGTTGTGATAACTGCCAAGGACCAAAAAAGGCTGCAAAAGACTGCAGGGGAGCTTGGAGTGTTTGGCATAGCGGCCGACATCAGAGAGGACGTGCAGGTAAAAAACACGGTCAAGAAGATAATCTCAAGATTTGGCAGGCTGGACATTTTGGTAAACAATGCGGGCGTCCTTCCAAGGATCAAAAAGCTCCACCTCATTTCGGAAAAAGAGTGGAACGACGTAATCGACGTGAATCTGACTGGGCAGTTTAGGTTTACAAAATACGCAATACCGCACCTGCAGAAAAACGGCGGCTCCATTCTCAACATATCATCCAATGCAGGCCTAAAGGCGTATGACAACTTTAACGCAGACGCATACACCGCATCAAAGGGTGCTCTCATCCTACTTACAAAGTCGTGGGCATTGCAGTACGCAAAGGACGGGATCAGGGTCAACTGCATCTGTCCTGGGGCAGTGGAAACAGACATGACAAAGGAGTGGCTGTCCAGCCCCGCGGACAGAAAGTTCCTCAATGCGGAATACCCGATCGGCAGGATCGGCACAGTCGGGGACGTGGCAAGGGCGGCGCTGTTTTTTGCATCAGATGACGCGTCGTGGGTTACCGGCGCAGTTCTTGCGCTGGATGGCGGCGAATCAGCAAAATAG
- a CDS encoding 3'(2'),5'-bisphosphate nucleotidase CysQ family protein: MSASPPFSNPLRETKLAIEAGVRASKAVMEIYRQDFTSGVKEDDSPITKADLESNRIIKEVLSASGLKVLSEEDEDDKSRLDAEKIWIIDPLDGTSDFVNRTGEFTIMIALVENKRPILGLICRPTTDSLFLAQKGGGAFQLDCGEWKKLHVSGTDDLTKCRAVGSRFHLSEQEKEFFRDLGVMSFESRGSSLKVAEICMGMADLYLTTSNKIKQWDTCASYCLVTEAGGRMTDIDGADILYNVDRINHERGLLVSNGIVHDEIVKQYKLKNAL, translated from the coding sequence ATGTCAGCCAGTCCCCCATTTTCAAACCCGCTCAGGGAGACCAAGCTTGCAATAGAGGCAGGAGTCAGGGCAAGCAAGGCAGTGATGGAGATTTACAGGCAGGACTTTACCTCAGGAGTAAAGGAGGACGACTCGCCCATAACAAAGGCGGACCTTGAGAGCAACAGGATAATCAAGGAGGTGCTTTCCGCATCAGGGCTCAAGGTGCTGTCAGAGGAGGACGAGGATGACAAGTCCAGGCTGGACGCAGAGAAGATCTGGATAATAGACCCCCTTGACGGGACGAGCGACTTTGTAAACAGGACGGGCGAGTTTACCATAATGATTGCGCTTGTGGAAAACAAGAGGCCCATTCTGGGGCTGATATGCAGGCCGACCACCGACTCGCTGTTCTTGGCGCAAAAGGGAGGAGGTGCGTTTCAGCTGGACTGCGGGGAATGGAAGAAGCTGCACGTCAGCGGCACCGACGATCTCACAAAGTGCCGGGCCGTCGGAAGCAGGTTCCACCTCTCGGAGCAGGAAAAAGAGTTCTTTAGGGATTTGGGAGTGATGAGCTTTGAGAGCAGGGGAAGCTCGCTCAAGGTGGCAGAGATCTGCATGGGGATGGCCGACCTGTACCTTACCACTTCAAACAAGATAAAGCAGTGGGACACGTGCGCCTCGTACTGCCTTGTCACAGAAGCGGGCGGCAGGATGACCGACATCGACGGTGCGGACATCCTGTACAATGTGGACAGGATAAATCACGAAAGGGGGCTGCTTGTGTCAAACGGAATAGTGCACGATGAGATAGTTAAGCAGTATAAGCTAAAGAACGCCCTTTGA
- the cysC gene encoding adenylyl-sulfate kinase, giving the protein MAFIMWMTGLPCSGKTTIVRAMQKHVPNLAILDGDELREWFSPKDFSREGRIEHNKRVAHLAKLLLKHNVPSGVSLVSPFIVNREDARKIVADDGRFFEVYVKCSLEQCETRDVKGMYKKARANEIKNFTGISDPYEAPEKPDLVIDTEKETLEQSVQNVLNFLKSKGVL; this is encoded by the coding sequence ATGGCATTCATAATGTGGATGACTGGACTTCCCTGCTCGGGCAAGACCACAATAGTGCGCGCAATGCAAAAGCACGTGCCGAACCTGGCAATCCTGGACGGCGACGAGCTGCGTGAGTGGTTCTCGCCAAAGGACTTTTCAAGGGAGGGAAGAATCGAGCACAACAAGCGCGTGGCGCACCTTGCAAAGCTGCTGCTAAAGCACAACGTCCCGTCGGGCGTCTCACTTGTAAGCCCATTCATAGTGAACCGCGAGGACGCAAGAAAAATAGTGGCAGACGACGGCAGGTTCTTTGAGGTCTATGTCAAGTGCTCTCTGGAACAGTGCGAGACGCGCGATGTCAAGGGAATGTACAAAAAGGCGCGCGCAAACGAGATCAAGAACTTTACAGGAATCAGCGACCCTTACGAGGCGCCAGAAAAACCGGACCTCGTAATTGACACGGAAAAAGAGACGCTTGAGCAAAGCGTCCAGAACGTGCTGAACTTTCTGAAATCAAAGGGCGTTCTTTAG
- a CDS encoding hemerythrin domain-containing protein, with translation MSATETLRQDHIKIKRLEKIIEKCYKDLYSGKDIPLSDIEKIHYVISEFLDSIHYSREEDSYFACVASYDTLKDEIRKFMIEHEFSRRIAKNIAKHLQRWKAGEDAREPVARFLRTYCVYLDDHLKKEEEFFSRAQSDVLSAEEEREMYEQFSSVMAVSTKIETLMGEMEYLERQSWMIS, from the coding sequence ATGAGCGCAACTGAGACTCTGCGACAGGATCATATCAAGATAAAGAGGCTCGAAAAGATAATCGAAAAATGCTACAAGGACCTGTACTCCGGAAAGGACATCCCGCTGTCGGACATTGAAAAGATCCATTATGTGATATCAGAGTTCCTTGACTCAATCCATTATTCCAGGGAGGAGGACTCGTACTTTGCGTGCGTCGCCAGCTATGACACGCTAAAGGACGAGATACGCAAGTTCATGATAGAGCACGAGTTCAGCAGGAGGATTGCAAAAAACATAGCAAAGCACCTGCAGCGCTGGAAGGCAGGCGAGGACGCGCGCGAGCCCGTGGCGCGCTTTCTGAGGACGTACTGCGTCTACCTTGACGACCACCTCAAAAAGGAGGAGGAGTTTTTCTCAAGGGCGCAGTCCGACGTGCTCTCTGCAGAGGAGGAGCGCGAGATGTACGAGCAGTTCAGCTCGGTCATGGCAGTATCTACAAAGATCGAGACCCTGATGGGGGAGATGGAGTACCTTGAGCGCCAGAGCTGGATGATTTCGTAA
- a CDS encoding SDR family oxidoreductase, whose amino-acid sequence MKAIVLGGSRGIGKAIATSLSSIGCDVTATSRKDIDTSNLASVKRFIKKHKGTDILVLNTGGPAPKQFSEVTENDWQKYHNQLFLGFCIILQKLKVNNGGYIFVITSGVIREPSPRLVISSAYRLAFTAVFKLASKELAARNITCINIAPGPINTDRMKELAGDVEKFRQSLPMKRMGEPREIGDFVKSIVQNKIKYLSGATINFDGANSSYVL is encoded by the coding sequence TTGAAGGCAATAGTTCTTGGCGGCTCTAGGGGGATAGGCAAGGCAATCGCAACCTCGCTGTCCTCGATCGGGTGCGACGTAACTGCGACGTCAAGAAAGGACATAGACACGTCAAATCTTGCAAGCGTAAAGCGATTCATAAAAAAGCACAAGGGCACGGACATTCTGGTTCTCAACACGGGAGGTCCTGCGCCAAAGCAGTTCTCCGAGGTCACCGAAAACGACTGGCAGAAATACCACAACCAGCTGTTTCTTGGATTCTGTATAATTTTGCAAAAGCTAAAGGTAAACAACGGCGGATACATCTTTGTGATAACGTCCGGCGTGATAAGGGAGCCAAGCCCGCGGCTTGTCATATCCAGCGCGTATCGCCTGGCGTTTACTGCAGTATTCAAGCTTGCAAGCAAGGAGCTTGCGGCAAGGAACATCACGTGCATAAACATCGCCCCAGGCCCGATCAACACGGACAGAATGAAGGAGCTTGCAGGCGACGTTGAAAAGTTCAGGCAGTCGCTTCCGATGAAGAGGATGGGGGAGCCAAGGGAGATCGGCGACTTTGTAAAGTCGATAGTGCAGAACAAAATAAAGTACCTCTCCGGCGCTACGATAAACTTTGACGGGGCAAACTCTAGCTACGTACTGTAG